Proteins encoded by one window of Arachis ipaensis cultivar K30076 chromosome B04, Araip1.1, whole genome shotgun sequence:
- the LOC107636062 gene encoding uncharacterized protein LOC107636062, producing the protein MEVPQSMEASQSMRSSVQDPYALQPGDHSGLVLTFQPLQEDNYAFWSRSIRLALRGKRKLGFIDGSITKPDSTIDPMLAESWQYTNDMVTTWLLNSISKDIAASVIYAGSAALLWQDLEIRFSQSNGPRIFEMKKALVTLTQGNLSVSQYFTKLKIIWEELNTFWPLAMCTCGGVKAFQSHLDQEHVLFFLTGLNDSFSNIRGQILLSDPLPPILKIFSLVLQEERQRAIGMANSIAIPQ; encoded by the coding sequence ATGGAAGTTCCTCAATCGATGGAAGCCTCTCAATCGATGAGATCCTCTGTTCAAGATCCCTACGCACTACAACCTGGTGATCATTCTGGTTTGGTACTGACCTTTCAACCATTACAAGAAGATAACTATGCATTTTGGAGTCGGTCAATTCGCCTAGCATTAAGGGGAAAGAGAAAATTGGGATTCATAGATGGATCCATCACTAAACCAGATTCAACAATCGACCCCATGCTTGCTGAATCGTGGCAATACACGAATGATATGGTTACAACTTGGCTTCTAAACTCTATTTCAAAGGATATTGCTGCTAGCGTGATCTATGCTGGTTCTGCAGCTTTGCTATGGCAAGACCTAGAAATAAGATTCTCTCAAAGCAACGGTCCAAGAATCTTTGAGATGAAAAAGGCTTTAGTTACCCTAACTCAAGGTAATCTCTCTGTTTCTCAGTACTTtaccaaattaaaaataatttgggaAGAACTTAACACATTTTGGCCGCTTGCAATGTGCACATGTGGAGGAGTAAAAGCCTTCCAATCTCATCTTGATCAAGAGCACGTCTTGTTCTTTCTAACGGGCTTGAATGATTCCTTCTCCAACATAAGAGGTCAAATTCTGTTATCGGACCCCCTTCCACCTATCTTGAAGATTTTCTctttggttcttcaagaagagcgACAACGCGCTATTGGCATGGCAAATTCTATTGCGATACCTCAATAA